A single region of the Lates calcarifer isolate ASB-BC8 linkage group LG3, TLL_Latcal_v3, whole genome shotgun sequence genome encodes:
- the gja4 gene encoding gap junction protein alpha 4, translated as MSRADWSFLEHLLEEGQEYSTAVGRVWLTVLFLFRMLVLGTAAESAWDDEQSGYVCNTLQPGCTAVCYDKAFPISHFRYFVLQVIFVSTPTIFYFGYVAIRARKIRQKEEEKDEEGGSRTKDNEQEKEKGWRKAGKTPAEAPKLKGRLLCAYALSILFKVLLEVGFIIGLWILYDGFFISPKFECTAYPCPHTVDCFVSRPTEKTVFTIYTQVIAAISLFLNLIELLHLLQLAISHRLEKRYNTQRLDYLPRCERVAAEQQTPEFQTEVSQSYKAGHVSSCRAGVHVRAMGSGIERGGEAVSDMLPSYMNCMGAMRTSHSPRAHYKKHAHQNNVKNSKSAHKGHSKQKQYV; from the coding sequence ATGTCCAGAGCTGACTGGTCCTTCCTGGAGCACCTGCTGGAGGAGGGCCAGGAGTACTCGACAGCCGTCGGCCGTGTCTGGCTCACCGTGCTCTTCCTGTTTCGCATGCTGGTACTGGGAACCGCCGCCGAATCCGCCTGGGATGACGAGCAGTCTGGCTACGTCTGCAACACGCTCCAACCCGGCTGCACCGCTGTCTGCTATGACAAGGCCTTCCCCATCTCCCACTTTCGCTACTTTGTCCTCCAGGTCATCTTCGTCTCCACGCCGACCATCTTCTATTTTGGATATGTGGCTATAAGGGCTAGGAAGATCaggcagaaagaggaggaaaaggatgaGGAAGGGGGCAGTAGGACTAAAGACAATGaacaggagaaggagaaagggtGGAGAAAGGCTGGCAAGACTCCCGCTGAGGCCCCTAAACTGAAAGGCAGGCTGCTGTGTGCATATGCACTCAGCATCCTTTTCAAAGTCCTCCTAGAAGTTGGTTTCATCATAGGGCTGTGGATCCTCTATGACGGCTTCTTCATATCGCCAAAGTTTGAGTGCACGGCATACCCCTGCCCTCACACGGTGGACTGCTTTGTCTCCCGACCCACAGAGAAGACCGTCTTCACCATCTACACTCAGGTGATCGCCGCCATCTCCCTGTTCCTCAACCTCATCgagctcctccacctcctccagctcgCCATCTCCCACCGCTTGGAGAAACGCTACAACACCCAGCGCCTAGACTACCTTCCCCGGTGTGAGCGGGTGGCGGCGGAGCAACAGACTCCGGAGTTTCAGACCGAGGTGTCGCAGTCTTACAAAGCGGGGCATGTCAGCTCGTGCAGGGCGGGGGTGCATGTGAGAGCTATGGGATCTGGTATAGAGCGGGGGGGGGAGGCTGTGAGCGACATGCTGCCTAGTTATATGAACTGCATGGGGGCTATGAGGACGTCACATTCCCCTAGAGCTCATTATAAAAAACACGCACATCAAAACAATGTTAAAAACAGTAAGAGTGCCCATAAGGGACACTCAAAGCAGAAGCAATATGTTTGA